In Cystobacter fuscus DSM 2262, one DNA window encodes the following:
- a CDS encoding zinc ribbon domain-containing protein encodes MSIPCPYCQHPFPPGAQSCPGCGASLLLEAVPGGTQPVCAVHPTLRGLGTCSRCGTFACARCLRSGPQGETLCVRCHQLEPDAPMPWDQRQELGMWRAFWKTLGQVLLHPGTFSHARAEGRTSDSLLFALLCSVPACFMTGLTYMLIFVGMPSLMEAFPESSQPTGDGSGPVFMRWLGVVMFVATTLLGPPLSVLMTLMGAGVDHLVLRAGGVTRPFNVTLRAHSLSEAAWTLGIVPFIGTQVAPFWALVSRFFAYRGLHRTTTGTALVGTLLAPLASCCLCGGGYIGLLFLIFSRAAQK; translated from the coding sequence ATGTCCATCCCCTGTCCCTACTGCCAGCACCCCTTCCCGCCCGGCGCCCAGTCCTGTCCGGGCTGTGGCGCCTCCCTGCTGCTCGAGGCCGTCCCCGGCGGCACCCAGCCCGTGTGCGCCGTGCACCCCACGCTGCGCGGCCTCGGCACCTGCTCGCGCTGTGGCACGTTCGCCTGTGCCCGGTGTCTGCGCTCCGGTCCCCAGGGCGAGACGCTCTGCGTCCGTTGCCACCAGTTGGAGCCGGACGCGCCCATGCCGTGGGATCAGCGCCAGGAGCTGGGCATGTGGCGCGCCTTCTGGAAGACGCTCGGCCAGGTGCTCCTCCACCCGGGCACCTTCTCCCACGCCCGCGCCGAGGGCCGCACGAGCGACTCCCTGCTGTTCGCGCTGCTGTGCTCAGTGCCCGCCTGCTTCATGACGGGCCTCACCTACATGCTCATCTTCGTCGGCATGCCCTCGCTGATGGAGGCGTTCCCGGAGTCGAGCCAACCCACGGGCGATGGCTCCGGACCGGTGTTCATGCGCTGGCTGGGGGTGGTCATGTTCGTGGCCACCACGCTGCTCGGGCCCCCGCTGTCCGTGCTCATGACCCTGATGGGCGCGGGCGTGGATCACCTCGTGCTGCGCGCGGGCGGCGTCACCCGGCCCTTCAACGTCACGCTGCGCGCCCACTCGCTCTCCGAGGCCGCCTGGACACTCGGGATCGTGCCCTTCATCGGCACGCAGGTGGCCCCCTTCTGGGCACTGGTGTCGCGCTTCTTCGCCTACCGCGGGCTGCACCGCACGACGACCGGCACGGCGCTCGTCGGGACGCTGCTCGCGCCCCTGGCCTCTTGTTGTCTGTGCGGCGGAGGCTACATCGGCCTGTTGTTCCTCATCTTCAGCCGCGCCGCCCAGAAGTAG
- a CDS encoding VWA domain-containing protein yields the protein MSFSLPQVWILLVPLGLFLWKRGRRPGPPMVLRWVLLLLVLGALSGPEWVLRHAGSDVVVVVDRSRSMPADAGRLASEWVGLLEQQRGAGDRVGVISFGREARVEQPLSEMGRFGGFTRPVDAEASDVAAALDAAGALIPPGRTGRVLVVSDGRATGEDARGAARRLAARGLAVDFRHVAREDAPLDLAVVALEAPASVTAHEPFQMTGVVQATAPVTGTVRLERNGRVLLRGPFDFHTGSNLLPLRDLVDAPGLAAYRLVVEAPGDGVVENDVGQAVLRVEGPPRVMLLTNAPQGTLAQALRAAGLNLEVRAPFILSLDALEGVGALVLENVDANRLGESGLHALAAYVEQAGGGLVMTGGRSSFAEGGYRRSPVEPLLPVSLEMREEQRRSAVAMSVLMDCSCSMGVQVPDGRTKMELAAEGVVGALTLLNEKDEVSVHMVDTEPHELFPMSPVSEGLPLDEVARGFSGGGGIYVGEALRVGREQVLSSRQPTRHVLLFSDAADSVEPDDYLRTLDELRRQKVTVSVIGLGTEKDPYAPLLKEIAVRGGGRVYFAEDATSLPRIFSQETLAVARATFVDTPASLEAAPDLPLLGRLPGLGLPQVGGYNLTYLKPRASVALRTLDDNAAPVLALWPRGAGRVVAFLAEVDGEYTGELRTWSGLRAALEGMVRWTMGGAGGADEAVARSERRGDRLRVTLDFAPDAPLPGALPTLMLLPGDGRGAPVELPMRWEDEDRVVAEYTLPGSGTWHPVVKLGTRALRAPPVTLPYAPEFEPGSAQRGLEVLRGLASVSGGEERLSLTGLFARAPESEGRVALAPWLVGLALVALLAEVAARRFLSAPRLRPVRTAPSAAATAGPPEGPERPRADAAPRAPPPSATPEPERPREESGVDSALEAARERARRRLRD from the coding sequence ATGAGCTTCTCCCTGCCCCAGGTGTGGATCCTCCTCGTGCCGCTGGGCCTCTTCCTGTGGAAGCGGGGCCGGCGTCCGGGGCCGCCCATGGTGCTGCGCTGGGTGCTGCTGTTGCTCGTGCTGGGGGCGCTCTCCGGCCCCGAGTGGGTGCTGCGCCACGCGGGCAGCGACGTGGTGGTGGTGGTGGACCGCTCGCGCTCCATGCCGGCGGACGCGGGGCGTCTGGCCTCGGAGTGGGTGGGCCTGTTGGAGCAGCAGCGGGGGGCGGGGGATCGGGTGGGCGTCATCTCCTTCGGGCGCGAGGCGCGGGTGGAGCAGCCGCTGTCGGAGATGGGCCGCTTTGGCGGCTTCACCCGGCCGGTGGACGCGGAGGCGTCGGACGTGGCGGCGGCGCTGGACGCGGCGGGGGCGTTGATTCCTCCCGGGCGCACGGGCCGGGTGCTGGTGGTGTCCGACGGACGGGCCACGGGGGAGGACGCGCGGGGCGCGGCGCGGCGGCTGGCGGCCCGGGGGCTCGCCGTGGACTTCCGCCACGTGGCGCGAGAGGACGCACCGCTGGACCTGGCCGTCGTCGCGTTGGAGGCCCCGGCCTCGGTGACGGCGCACGAGCCCTTCCAGATGACGGGCGTGGTCCAGGCGACGGCGCCCGTCACGGGCACGGTGCGCCTGGAGCGGAATGGCCGCGTGCTGCTCCGAGGGCCCTTCGACTTCCACACCGGCTCCAACCTGTTGCCCTTGCGCGACCTGGTGGACGCGCCGGGCCTCGCGGCCTACCGCCTGGTGGTGGAGGCGCCCGGGGACGGGGTGGTGGAGAACGACGTGGGCCAGGCGGTGCTGCGGGTGGAGGGGCCTCCCCGGGTGATGCTGCTCACGAACGCGCCCCAGGGCACGCTCGCCCAGGCGCTGCGCGCGGCGGGCCTGAATCTGGAGGTGCGCGCGCCCTTCATCCTCTCGCTCGACGCGCTGGAGGGCGTGGGCGCGCTGGTGCTGGAGAACGTGGACGCGAACCGGCTCGGCGAGTCCGGGCTGCATGCCCTGGCCGCCTACGTGGAGCAGGCGGGTGGGGGGCTGGTGATGACGGGCGGCCGCTCGAGCTTCGCGGAAGGGGGCTACCGCCGCTCGCCGGTGGAGCCGCTCCTGCCGGTGTCGCTGGAGATGCGCGAGGAGCAGCGCCGCTCGGCCGTGGCCATGAGCGTGTTGATGGACTGTAGCTGCTCCATGGGCGTCCAGGTGCCCGACGGGCGCACGAAGATGGAGCTGGCGGCCGAGGGCGTGGTGGGCGCGCTCACGCTGCTCAACGAGAAGGACGAGGTGTCCGTGCACATGGTGGACACCGAGCCGCACGAGCTCTTCCCGATGAGCCCGGTGTCGGAGGGGCTGCCGCTGGACGAGGTGGCGCGGGGCTTCAGTGGCGGCGGGGGCATCTACGTGGGCGAGGCGCTGCGCGTGGGGCGGGAGCAGGTGCTGAGCAGCCGCCAGCCCACCCGGCACGTGTTGCTCTTCTCGGACGCGGCGGACTCGGTGGAGCCGGACGACTACCTGCGGACGCTGGACGAGCTGCGGCGCCAGAAGGTGACGGTGTCCGTCATCGGCCTGGGCACGGAGAAGGACCCCTACGCGCCGCTGCTCAAGGAGATCGCCGTCCGGGGCGGGGGCCGCGTCTACTTCGCGGAGGACGCGACGAGCCTGCCGCGCATCTTCAGCCAGGAGACGCTCGCGGTGGCGCGGGCCACCTTCGTGGACACGCCCGCCTCGCTCGAGGCCGCGCCGGACCTGCCGTTGCTCGGGCGTCTGCCGGGGCTGGGGCTGCCCCAGGTGGGGGGCTACAACCTCACCTACCTCAAGCCGCGCGCGAGCGTGGCGCTGCGCACGCTGGATGACAACGCGGCGCCGGTGCTGGCGCTGTGGCCGCGTGGGGCGGGGCGGGTGGTGGCCTTCCTGGCGGAGGTGGACGGCGAGTACACGGGCGAGCTGCGCACCTGGAGCGGCCTGCGCGCGGCGCTCGAGGGCATGGTGCGCTGGACGATGGGGGGCGCGGGTGGGGCGGACGAGGCGGTGGCGCGCTCGGAGCGGCGGGGGGACCGGCTGCGGGTGACGCTGGACTTCGCGCCGGACGCGCCGTTGCCGGGAGCCCTGCCCACGCTGATGCTGTTGCCGGGGGATGGACGGGGCGCCCCGGTGGAGTTGCCCATGCGGTGGGAGGACGAGGATCGGGTGGTGGCCGAGTACACGCTGCCGGGCAGCGGCACGTGGCACCCGGTGGTGAAGCTGGGCACGCGGGCGTTGCGCGCACCCCCGGTGACGCTGCCCTACGCGCCCGAGTTCGAGCCTGGCAGCGCCCAACGAGGGCTGGAGGTGCTGCGCGGGCTGGCGTCCGTGAGTGGAGGCGAGGAGCGCCTGTCATTGACGGGCCTCTTCGCCCGCGCGCCCGAGTCCGAGGGTCGGGTGGCGCTCGCGCCGTGGCTGGTGGGACTGGCGCTGGTGGCGCTGCTGGCGGAGGTGGCCGCGCGCCGCTTCCTGTCGGCGCCGAGGCTCCGGCCCGTTCGGACGGCCCCTTCCGCGGCGGCGACGGCGGGCCCTCCCGAGGGGCCGGAGCGGCCGAGGGCGGACGCGGCCCCGCGAGCACCGCCCCCCTCCGCCACGCCCGAGCCGGAGCGTCCCCGGGAAGAGTCCGGAGTGGACTCGGCGCTGGAGGCCGCCCGGGAGCGGGCCCGCCGCCGGCTGCGCGACTGA
- a CDS encoding cytochrome P450 family protein, which yields MSTSTLTSELWAPQTRHNPLPFYARIRQEAPVVRMMDPYFQTPVWIVTRYKEAVELLRDNRFTKDEDKLPENSPSRMQRIDSLSAINQHMLSADPPDHTRLRTIVSKAFTPRRVEELRPRVTAIAQRLLDEAQPQGSMDLLDAFAFPLPVTVIAEMLGVPAEDQDQFREWTNVIINPPLNGDVGPMQKAGMEFLQYFQQLMARRRAEPRDDLLTALMTAEEQGDRLSPMELVSMLFLLLVAGHETTVNLMGNGVWALLKHPEQLERLRANPALIDSAVEEMLRYRGPVETTTYRWALQDTELHGQVIPAGEAVLASLLAADHDPAQFPEPERFDITREPNRHIAFGFGIHFCLGAPLARLEATVALNLLLERMPRLRLAVDERELRWREGILVHGLQRLPVAF from the coding sequence ATGAGCACGAGCACCCTCACCAGTGAGCTGTGGGCCCCCCAGACGCGCCACAACCCCCTGCCCTTCTACGCGCGCATCCGCCAGGAGGCCCCCGTCGTGCGGATGATGGATCCCTACTTCCAGACGCCGGTGTGGATCGTCACCCGCTACAAGGAAGCCGTGGAGCTGCTGAGGGACAACCGCTTCACCAAGGATGAAGACAAGCTGCCCGAGAACTCACCCTCGCGGATGCAGCGCATCGACTCGCTGTCGGCCATCAACCAGCACATGCTCTCGGCGGATCCCCCGGACCACACGCGCCTGCGCACCATCGTCTCCAAGGCCTTCACCCCGCGCCGGGTGGAGGAGCTGCGCCCGCGCGTCACCGCCATCGCCCAGCGCCTGCTGGACGAAGCCCAGCCCCAGGGCAGCATGGATCTGCTCGACGCCTTCGCCTTCCCCCTGCCGGTGACGGTCATCGCCGAGATGCTCGGCGTGCCCGCGGAGGACCAGGACCAGTTCCGCGAGTGGACGAACGTCATCATCAACCCGCCGCTCAATGGCGACGTGGGCCCCATGCAGAAGGCCGGCATGGAGTTCCTCCAGTACTTCCAGCAGCTCATGGCCCGGCGCCGGGCCGAGCCGCGCGATGACCTGCTCACCGCGCTCATGACGGCGGAGGAGCAGGGAGACCGGCTGTCGCCCATGGAGCTCGTCAGCATGTTGTTCCTGCTGCTGGTGGCCGGCCACGAGACGACGGTGAACCTCATGGGCAACGGCGTCTGGGCGCTGCTCAAGCACCCCGAGCAGCTCGAGCGGCTGCGCGCCAACCCCGCCCTCATCGACTCCGCGGTGGAGGAGATGCTGCGCTACCGCGGCCCGGTGGAGACCACCACCTACCGCTGGGCGCTCCAGGACACCGAGCTGCACGGCCAGGTGATTCCCGCGGGAGAGGCGGTGCTCGCCTCGCTGCTGGCGGCCGACCATGATCCGGCGCAGTTCCCGGAGCCGGAGCGCTTCGACATCACCCGCGAGCCCAACCGGCACATCGCCTTCGGCTTCGGCATCCACTTCTGCCTGGGCGCGCCCCTGGCCCGGCTCGAGGCCACCGTCGCCCTCAACCTGCTGCTCGAGCGCATGCCGCGGCTGCGCCTGGCGGTGGACGAGCGCGAGCTGCGCTGGCGCGAGGGCATCCTCGTGCACGGCCTGCAGCGCCTGCCCGTGGCCTTCTGA